ggagggagaggtcACCAAGCTGCTACTCAAGATTCTCACTAGCAGCAGTGGGAGAACTACCATCTCCAAGTGCTGTGGTCACCACTAAGAGTCATCAACATCTGATTAGTCCAAGCTTCCTTCCCCCAGGGGTTCAGGAAATGAGaacttatttttaacatttgctgTAGCAAAATAGGATTAGGAAGTGAAGATAGCTACAGAATTATGGCCTACTGGTAAAAGCAAGTTCAGTCTGGACTACTCGTTGCTCTGGATTGCTGAAGTCCTTTGTGCATCTGtatctgtttccttttcagtGAAATGAGGGGGTGGTCTTGAAGATCCCGCTTAGGTACAAATGCTAAGATTGATGTTCcttgcctccccccacccccattccgTACCTAACTGACAAGGCTTGTATCCCTTTTGTGTTTTGAATTTTGCCCATCTTTTAGATCCTCCAAACAGAACCCGTTGGGCTTTGAGCACCTGGGCTGAAGTTCAGTGGCTAGGGAGAGCTTCACTTTGTAAATACTGTGGCATGGAAATGTCCCCTCGGGGCCCTCAGTGGGAGCTGCTACCTGTTTTAAGGCTAAGCCTGCCCTTGCCCTCTGTCCCTGGATGCCAGGAGGGCAGTCCTGTTGCCGTGCTCGGCCCTCTGTGCTGTCCCTGGCCGCCACTTGTAACCCCACACCCTTCTGGGCAGCTGCTGCAGAGGAAACCCATATAAAGCGAGGGGCTGGACAGCTGGAGGACCGTGTCCTGGGGCAGGGAAGGCAGCTGTTCCTACATTGCAGCCAGGACTCGTGTCCCTTCAAGAGCACAGGGCCAGTCACCAGGAAGGAGCCGCCCAGAGAAGGCAACAAGGGCCCTGGGGAGTCAGCACCCTGTCCACTCTCCCCTGCGGCTGCTGCTGCTCCATCATCTGTCCCGTCCAACTCCATGTGACCCCGTGGGCTTTTGctcatgagattttcttggcaaagaaactgccctttccttttttcagggtgtccccattttacagttgagggactGAACCAAATAGAGTTATTAAATggcttggccaggatcacacagagaataagtgtctgaggctggatttgaactcaggttcaaatGTTCCACCCTCCACAGCACCTAGTTGCCCAACTTCCTACTGAGATAAAAAGAGGTCAGTCTCCTCAGGAGGGTCCCAACAGAGTAGGGGCTCATTACCCAGCCCAGGTGAAAGGAAGtagagaatgaaaatgttataggAGTCAGGATCCCCAGcttacttttgcctcttttccatctctccctccctcccttctctttccctctgtctctctttctccttctctctctccctcccccctccttcactttgtctctgtctctctttctcctgtttctttccctccctcctaccttccttccttttctctctctccccccccctctctctgtatATCTGTGTGGTTCTGTGCAGGGCTTTTAGGGAGTAGCACACTCTAGGAAGGAGAGCTCTTCAGCCCTCAGAGAAGGCCCAGGGCCAGCGGGGAAGCAGGGGGCAGCCTGCACTTTGTCCCACCCTGTAAAGCCCCTCTCCCGCCTCCCCCCTTACCTGAAGCAGGGCAGCCGTCATgtagaagatgatgaagatgaggGTGAGGGTGGTGTGCCCACCTTGCATGCAGCTGATGGTATAGAGGAACACCAGGTGTCCAGGTACCACAAGGAGGAAAAGGACCCGGGCCGAGCGTGAATTCACTTCTGGGGAAACAAGGGAGAAGACGAAGCTGGATGGGCAGGAAACCTTCCTGTGAGGTCCCTCCCCCGAAGAAGGGCGAGCCTGAGCTGGGGCCAGCCCCGGCCCCACCAGGTGAGCGGCTCTCAGCCAGAGGAGACCTTAGCATCTCTTTCTCTACACTCTGTCAGCCTCAGATCCTCAGGTATTCCAGGGCACACAATGTGGGCTCCTCCTAACCCTCTGGGCACCGTGGCTCAACCTGCTCCCCCAAGAGAGGTGTCTACCAATAAACTAGTTCTCTCAGGACTAAAGACTGTCCTTATCATAAGGGAAAACTTCCTGACACTGAGAGAGGTAGGAAAACAGCATGGCTGCCTTCAGAACGGTGAGTTCCCCATCACTGTAAGGAGGGTCTTCTAACAGGCTGGACGAGCACTTGTGGGGGGTACAAGTCGATGAGATTCATCATTTGGGAGGGAAGCCGGAGGAATGAGCTTTACCAGGACTAAAGAAAGTGGTGCAAGGGCTAGGACAGCGCCGGGGCGCTGGCTCTGAGCTTTCCCCCGGCATCCCGTTCATGTGCAGGTAAGTGGAGATTCGGCTGGCCTGGACCGCCACCAGATTGCCGCCCACACctgcagagacagagagggattgGGGGGTCAGGGAGGCAAAGACTTCTCAGCATCCCATACCCAGGGCATCCTTCACACGGGGCCTGGGTAGCACCCTAGACTAATCCTCAGACAATaagataatcagaaaaaaagtaattatgaaAGGAAATGGAGACCTTGTCCCTCACTTCCAGGAAGACTTCAAGGCTGATCCATTCCCCAAGTAATCCCCCCCACCTTCTGTGTCTTTGGCCATACACTACATGTCTGCATGCTCACATGCCCCCATGCAGACAGGCAAGTTTCCAAAGGACACAGACACACTTGCAAATTTCCCTATTAGTGTGTCCATCAGCACAAGACCCATGAATAGGTCCTGTAAGATCTCAGAATGAGGACTCTGATCTTCTATAGCTTAAAAGTAgtataaagagaaacagaaaaaatagtgTTCTGAGAGATACCAGGAAAAGAGCCAGGCCCTGTGTCTATGTCCCAAACCAGGAGTCAACAACCTTATGGCTCCAGGGCCAAATCTCTGTTCCTAAGAGCTATGtatggtttttacatttttaaattaatttatgtttcttgatatgtaactggggaaaattattgaattaaaactaaaattaaatttaaaaaattgttttaaatgtaaaaaccatttttaGCTCAAGAGACATATGAAAGTGGGAGGCTGGTGTGAGGGCCATAGTTTCCCATCACAGTATCAGTCTGAGATCTAGAACTGGGAACTAAGGCTCTCTTCTAGGAAACAAACCTTGATAAGCTTATCTAAATCATCAGGTTTTTTCTTAAACCATGTGGCCCTTTCCCTCAAAGCAGTTGACGTTAGGAGCTCACCATTAATCACTGGAGTGAAGACGGCCATACCAGCAAAGTTGGGGTCCGACACAGTCTTGTCTAGGATGAGGCCTCCAACACTGGGGACACGGGAGATGCACgtttcagacacttactctgGCCTCTGGGCAGTGCTCCCTTACTTTCAGAAGACTGGAAGTTCCCTAGGGCCCCTCCTTTTTCAGTCACCACCTCCAGCTGGGACAAAGCTTCCTTCCTCCAGATCTTGTTTCATCAGGCACCCAAGGAACAAGGGGATCATACCTCGGCCGGGCTGCCATTTCCTacatccccttcctttccccacccctcccaCCTCCCTCAGCAGCCTTAGGGGAAGCACTCCCCCAGAGTACCGGTAGTCTCACGGCCTTCCCCCCACTTTCTAGGGCTTAAGCAGAAAGGCACCGGAGGGGCCCTACCTGCTGATGGCCATGGCGATGATGACCGGCTCCCAGCCGGAGTACAGCACCTCCCGAGTGGCTGGGCTCCTCTTGGCCAGCACCACCCACACCGGCAGCAGAGCCACAAAGAAGGCACACACCAGGGGGTTGATGTATGGCCGGCCCTCTGGAAGAAGCACAAAGTCATCCCACCCTCACTCAATGTCccacctccttcctcctcctacaGAACAAGAGCCGTTTTGGAGAGAGGGCCCAAAGACCTCAGAAGAATGATGcatttcttggttttcttttttagtttgaaGTCAACCGTCATCATAATAGTATTCTATGTCTCTCTGGCCTTTTATACTTTTTAGGGCACTTCTGAGTAAGTTTCTTCCTTGAATCCTATGATCATTATCACCCCATGGCGCTCAAAGCTTACCTACATTCTCTCATTAGAGCAAGACCTCAGGAAGGCAGGCAGGACTGCCTCCACTTTACAAATAAGCGAAccatggaggaggaggagaggcgAGGGTTGGCCGAGATCGCCCTGATCTCTGCCTCCTGCGGCCTACAAGGCCTGCTCCTCCCCCTGCTCTAAGAACATCCTCTTTTTGTTCCTCTATTCAAGGGCAGTGATAAACTTCCTTCTTCTATCCCTGGCTCAGGCTCAACTCTAAGCCTTCCTAGGCCTGCAGCAAGATCACAGAGTCAGGGTCCAACTGAAGCTTCCTCCTGTTTTACAAGAGGAGACTGAGACCTCCCAAAGTGAGGGGCCGTGAGCACAATCAGACCCTGCTTCTCTAGGGATCGAGTGTCTTCTCCGTGCTCCGCTCATCCACAGAGTCCTCCTCCCAGGACCTCGGGCCACGGGAGGCCTCTAGCTCTTGTTCCCCAGCCACCTTCCATCTCACCTTTGCCTGGCCCCCTCGCCCTCAAACACCTTCTTTGCTTAAGTCGGCTCTGGTCTCCTTTAGGGCCCAACCCGGGCGCTCCTGTCTGCAGGAGACCCCTCCTGGGTGCCCCACCGAGGGGCCTCTGGCTTATCGCTGCCCTCTCCCCAGGGGAACGGGAGAAGTACGCGCCATTCCCAGAACCTCTGGCCCGGTGCCGGTTCCTAGCGCAGGGAAGCTCGCCAACCGGCCCCCCGGACAGCCCCGACTCCTTCCTGTTCCCAGTCCCTCACCCAGTTCCAGGTAGAGCCCCCAGCTGATGCCCGAGAGCAGGGCCAGGGTGATGAGGTCCCCCAGACTGGCGGCGATGGGCGTGGCCACGTTGTCGGGGTTGATCCCAATCTTCCTGGAGCCGATGATGACTCCGATCATAATCATACCTGGGGGCGGGAGAGGAGAGACTAAGGCCCGGACCGAAGGGCTAGGGGTGAGTTCTGGGGCCCAGGCCCGGGAGGCTCCTTACCCAGCACCAGGGAAGCGATGAAGGCTGTGGACACGCTGCTGGCGCACAGCAGAACGGCGTGGCTGATGCTGAAGTGACCGTCGGGGATCCAGCCGAAGATGACCGCCGCGATGGAGGCCAGGAAGCCCACTACAGTGGCCTGCACCTGCAGGTCGGGAGCACAGGTGAGTGCGTGCAGGAGAGAAGCAGCTTCTCGCGTCTGCCTGCACCTCTCAACGGACCTCCCAGGAGCCCCCTTTTACTTCTCACCACACTGTGCTATTTCTTTTCACCCTCGCTCAATCTCTAACCATCTGCCGCTCGAACTCCCCCCTTCAGAAGATTTAACCTCtctttttgttaaagctttttattttcaaaccatatgcatggataattttcaacactgacccttactaaaccttgtgctccaaatttcctcccaccctctcccctagacggcaagttATCCAATACATGCTAAGCATGGATTTAACTTTTCTTCATGACATTGAGGTAATTTTGACGTAAGCTCCTTCTTCATCCTTTCCTTTGGTTCCAGAAGTGCCCCCGGCAATCTGCCTCCTGCACCTGCTTTACTACAACTTCTCTCTCAAATGCCATTCTTGACCAATCTTCAACGCGGCTAATTTCTCGACCAGTGCCCAAGATaccattccttcttccttccttccagaaaTCATTCCCTCAGTTGGCTCTATTGTGTGCTACAGGTGCACAGAATTCTTTCTTACTCTTCTTACTCTGGCTCTCTTCTTACCCCTATCTCATCATACCCTAACCTTCAGGTGCTCTGCCCAAgggaatgtaattttttttaattgttgaaaCCTCTCAAGAAATCTTGGGGTTTAccgtttaatttctttcttaagaaccatgccttaaatccaaattACTCTGACTCTTCTGGACTGGCCAAAAATAGATCCTAATGGGCCCTTATTGACTCCCAGGAAAAGTAAACAGTGATTGTTTCAGTTttagccagaaaccctgagggttttCTCCTTCCAGAGAGGATTTATTTTTGGCTGGGTAAATCTTAATTCTTACCTattcttaatcactaaatggtTAGTTGCCTCAGTTTAAGATcagttaaagaccttagtttaaaaggccaaagtctcccacagcatccagggccatctctaggtATCTTGGCCCAGATAGCTCTAGGGGAaaaagtgaagctggtgactttgcacttAAATCTAATATATTTGCATGGTACCGCatgcatcacctccctgatgtcatggtctttttTGGGGACAAAAGATAAATCCCAACGTCCTCCAAATGCAATTCCTTGCTTTTGTCATGGCTTAGCACAAGGCCCAATTTCTCCTGACATTCCCGAGTCCTCCAATTGCTAGAGTAGTACTTAACTAAGCAGTCTAAGGTAGCATTTATTCTTGttagacatacatacacatatatgtacaatgacgaatacatacatgtgtagataaaaaggaaagagaaccaTGCTATTGTGGACAGATGGTTCTAGgtctgtctctgacacataccaTTTGGAGTACTCTGGGACAGTCATTGACTGCTCTCAGAAGCTTTCTAACACACCTGGGAATAACATGacttctttatttcaatatagcAGATGTTCTTTGCAATTGTATGGATTTTTAAGAAcgtgattctgagaagggatccatggcacacacaaaaatgttaaaatccCCTCTAAGACTAGGTTGCTGAGAAATTGCCAACCTGCAGTCATAGAAGGATCTTCTTCATGTCAGAGTTCGATAATCCCAAGTCCAGGCCCTCTCTCTGAACTGAAATACGTGCACGCTGTCTCCTGAGAGAATGGAAGCTCATGGCACTTTTTGGTTACTGTTTTCCTGGCTCAATGACTTGGCACCTTGTAAGGGCCTAAGAAATGAGTGTCATCTTATAAACATGCCCAGGAACTGTCCACTGGTCTTTCCACCCTAAGCCAGGGAGCGGtccatctctcctcttcccttcattCTCTCAACCGCTTTACCAGCACAGGCTATTGCCACTCACCTGGCTTTTGCCgcagcctcctaattggtctttgCCCATACTTCATAAGGCCATCGGAATAAATTCCTTATGCATAAATCTTTTCAGTTTCACTCCCCTTTTACTTCCCAAGGACTAAAGCTCGACTCCTTTGTGTGAGATTCAAGGTCTTCCAAGATGTGGTACATCCTTATCTTTCCAAATGTATTCTCACTGCTCTCTCTCTGTTCTAGACAAATGGGGTTGCACTGTGGACAAGAAAAAACCTCCATTTTCCTGACACTACTTGTGTttgtgcctgatgttttcttcctccttctggcCTGTTGTATTATTTCCTAGCCTTTAAAATTTAACTATTGCTTCCTCAAGAAAGTGTCCCCTTATCCCATATGCTGGTATCAATGGCCcattcataaaatttttttttcttggactttttttcccccctgaggctggggttaagtgtcttgcccagggacgcacagccaggaagtgttaagtgtctgagatcagatttgaactcgggtccttctgaattcaggactggtgctctatccactgcgccacctagctgcccctctaatggacttaaaaaatttttttttcattataattatttataatgatAACTTCCTGATGAGGCTGAAAATTTTTTGAGGGTAGGGAATGGATCTTTGCTGAACTCTGGTTGTCTCTCCATATTCATAGAAGGGCTAAacagaaggtgtttaataaaagtttaacAGACTGAATTAAATTAGTTCCTCATGAGGAGgagatgttcttttaaaaaaacaaacacacacaaaaaacaactAGTTCCCTGCTGGCAACTAACCCAAAGCTCCTCCCTTAGCAGACGCCTAAGACATGGCACTGAATTGTAGTCTTCTATCTCCTCTATGAATTTGGGGGGTGACCTAGAGGATCAGGGGTGGGAAATGTCCAGCCCACGGAAGCTGTCTAAGTTTGGCGAAGTCATCTGCTAAGGCAACTGCAGCTGGTGTTGAGGTGAAAGCTAGGTATGACAACCTCCCACCGTGTGAACGCTCCAGGTTGGTAATTTTGTACGGCCCACAATGAAACGCTAAATATCCAAAGGGCCCTTCCTACCCCTGGCCTAGATGATCACCAAGGTTCTTTCGGTAGTCACTTAGGCCCTATGACTAACGGAGTCTCTCTCTTGGATGCAGCTGAGACCCTCGGAGGGGAAGCTGGGCAGGGTACTCAGGTGTGTGGCGTCCAGCCCCACGTCCACAAGGCTCTTGGCTTGGCAATGACACACAAGCAGAGGCTGTCTGAGCAGTCCCAGCCCCTCTCCTGCAGCTCCTTGTTATCAAACTGTCCTCCTGCCAGCAGCAGGGCCCTGGGGAACAGACGCCCCTGGGGAAAGGCTGCCATCCCTCAAGCTCTCCTGCTTTGGCTGTTTTCCTGAGTAACCTGGTTACCATCCAATGCTGTTTTGGGTGGAAGCCAAGTCAGCGAGGCAATGGAAGTCACTCCAGGATCCATGTCCTTCTCTAGAGACCCTCGATTATGTCCAGGTCCTCTTGTTCTGGGCCGAGGCACTCCCTCTCAAAGGGCCCAGCGTTTCCTCAGGGAGTGCTTCCCggagggaaaagggggggggTGTCCGTGTGCTGCTCTCCCTCCAGGCCTCCGCACACTCACCTGGATAAGGGCCATGTTTCCAGTGATCATCTTCCAAAGCTCCTTTGGCGTGTCCATGTGCCCGATGTTGGCCTGGCAGGGGAAAGGGCAGAGGTTCAGAGGGAGGCAAAGAACTGTCATCCAGGAGAAGGGGAGAGTCCCATTACAAGCTTCTGAGAGACCTTCCGGGTCTGTCAGAAACCCTTCAGTTCCAGGCCAAAGGGCACTGGGCAGAGGAGGGGAACCCACAGCTAGAACTTCTGTTGCCAGAGCTTGGTGACGGTGGGGGAGACACTCTTTAATCTTCAGTAAGAGAAcctgggtttggagaaggcaaAACTGTGCAAAAAGGCTGGGCTTGAGCCCTTTTCCCCACCTACTTTCTACTAAATGACCTCAGGCAACTAACTTACTCTCTCTGAACCTCTATAAACGGGGGACAATCATACCCCAATGACCTATTTTACAGGGTTACAAGGAGGcccaaatgagataacagatctcaagagctttaaaagtcaacaaatattcattcaaCACCTACAACGTACCAGGTGCTGCGCTATATTGGGAAATTATAATATCTATTATGTAATAAATGGCAAGCTATAcaaatatagttattattttcaATATGATTTTAGCAGAAAGTGTTTAGTGTCAAAGTTAATAACTGAACTACCTACTTCATAGGTTGCTATAAAGCCCAAATGAAAAAACAGgtcaaaatttttattaatagttattAAACAACCACaatgtgccaaatactgtgctatAACGGCAAATTATAACACTTATTATCATCTAAAAGGTAAGCTACATAAATATAGGCTATTTTCAATATTGTAGCAGAAAGTGCTCAtctacctacttcacaggattctaataaggttcaaatgagatagtagatttaaaatgctttacaagtgaggacaacagatatttattttccctgaggctggggttcagtgaccagggtcacacagccaggacgggtgaagtgtctgagatcagatttgaactcgggtcctcctgactccagggctggtgctctactccactgcgccccctagctgtccctaacaagtatttattaaacacctataatATACCGGGTATACTGTATTAAGCTCTAGGTAATATGAGgggtaaattatatataatatctattacaTCACAAGATCAATGCAAACTATATAAACCAAAGTTATTATTTTCAATGCTATAGCTAAAGTGCCCTTGGGTCCTTAAGGTGAAGGCGTTTCCATTGTCCTCCTGCTCTGGAGATTCAGGGAGCCCAGAGGAGCTGACTCACCTTCCCTTGGGCTCTGGCCCAGTGCCCCCAGACTGGGTTGGGATGGCCTCCGTGTTTGCCTTTGAAGTCCCCCCCCAGCCCTTGATAAGAGAGGGGTAGGCATCCAGAGCCCAGCAGGAGGCGAGTTCCCACTGTCCTGGCAGAGTGCCCGATAAGGAGGAGTAACACTGGACCAGAAGCAGAGAGAGGCGGCTCCGGGCTAGATTTAAGATAGGTCAGCCTAGTCTCTCTCCTTTTTGTGCAAAGGGAACGTGGCCCTTTTGGTGATCCAGGAGGCAGTGCCAGTCCTTCCTGTCTCCCACCACCCTCATCAGAAACGTCAACAGTGCAGTTCTTGTCCTCTGAGCCCGTCCCAGGAGACAGAGAGCCCCTGGAACTCTCGTGCAGATTGAGTTGGGAGCCCCCTCCCCTCAGTTCATCCTTCTTCCTGTGTCTTAATAAACAGTCAGAAGAACTCAttcaggggagggggagggaaggagaagggggctGGGAATGGGGCTGGACAGAACTGGCTCTCCTCCAGTCCCAGCTGCAGAGTGGGGCTGGAGATCAGAGGAGGCCCCCATCTGTGCAGggcaggaggggaggggaaggaatcaGCACGGTGCCATCCAGGCAAAGCTGCACAAACAGTCATAAGGTGGCCccagagagggggggagggggagagacaggaGCAGAACTGGACTGGGCTGTCTGAAGACAGGCCATGCTTGGGAGCAGGGATCTCCCCACAGGAAAGCCCTCCAACATCAAATCTCCTTCCACTGTGatgtttcccttccctcttctttccccgaGCAGCAGCCCAGACTGAAACAGCCACCCTCCAGTCTGGGACACTGTTCGGGGCCTTCCCGAAGCCTTGCCTGGAGTCAGGGCCGCCCTGGAGCGTCCTCACCCCCACCCTTGGTACTCACAGCTGTTGACAGTCTTGATGCCAGGGTCATCTCCAGGTTCCCCTTGAGCCCCAGGAGTGCAGGGACCAGGATAAAGACTTCAGTTACATCCTTGAAGACTTCCCAGTGCTGCGAGACGGGAAGAAGGTCCAGGTACAAGGGC
The Sminthopsis crassicaudata isolate SCR6 chromosome 4, ASM4859323v1, whole genome shotgun sequence genome window above contains:
- the SLC41A1 gene encoding solute carrier family 41 member 1, which codes for MSSKPEPKDVHQLNGTGPPEVPCPADLPGREPLASTTEFLGPDGAGVEVVVIESRANAKGVREEDALLENGSQSNESDDVSTDRGPEPASPLKETSFSIGLQVLFPFLLAGFGTVAAGMVLDIVQHWEVFKDVTEVFILVPALLGLKGNLEMTLASRLSTAANIGHMDTPKELWKMITGNMALIQVQATVVGFLASIAAVIFGWIPDGHFSISHAVLLCASSVSTAFIASLVLGMIMIGVIIGSRKIGINPDNVATPIAASLGDLITLALLSGISWGLYLELEGRPYINPLVCAFFVALLPVWVVLAKRSPATREVLYSGWEPVIIAMAISSVGGLILDKTVSDPNFAGMAVFTPVINGVGGNLVAVQASRISTYLHMNGMPGESSEPAPRRCPSPCTTFFSPEVNSRSARVLFLLVVPGHLVFLYTISCMQGGHTTLTLIFIIFYMTAALLQVLILLYIADWMVHWMWGRGLDPDNFSIPYLTALGDLLGTGLLALSFHVLWLIGDRDTDVGD